From Vigna unguiculata cultivar IT97K-499-35 chromosome 5, ASM411807v1, whole genome shotgun sequence, the proteins below share one genomic window:
- the LOC114183347 gene encoding uncharacterized protein LOC114183347 — protein sequence METLLSLSSLSSPLKFAVRASWDTKQRLPYNPNAPRKLKKNTVPIPTPISPAPIIRKRDQYISDLLKRATPLPTIAHVEEEQDESYLGYEKWLPSPPKVVKPRSVFNAATLAYIGDCIYELYARRHFLFPPLSIEEYNVRVMAVVRCEAQDALLQKLLESSFLSDQERDVLRWGKNIVSSKTKTKKRAGTAVYSRASSLETLVGYLYLTNVNRLEKLMLELGFSVDSSETLNIEEIIADELNNR from the exons ATGGAGACTCTGTTATCTTTGTCATCTTTATCTTCTCCTCTGAAATTCGCAGTGAGAGCTTCATGGGACACCAAACAGAGACTCCCTTACAACCCCAACGCACCCAGAAAGCTTAAGAAGAACACTGTTCCCATTCCCACTCCTATTTCCCCTGCACCAATAATTCGGAAGAGGGACCAATACATTTCTGATCTTCTCAAGCGCGCCACTCCTCTCCCCACTATAG CGCATGTGGAAGAAGAGCAAGACGAAAGTTATCTGGGATATGAGAAATGGCTGCCAAGTCCACCGAAAGTGGTGAAGCCTCGATCCGTGTTTAACGCCGCTACTCTGGCTTACATCGGTGATTGCATATACGAG CTATACGCTCGTAGGCACTTTTTATTTCCTCCCCTAAGTATTGAAGAATACAATGTTCGGGTTATGGCAGTTGTGCGTTGTGAGGCTCAG GATGCATTGCTGCAGAAACTTCTCGAAAGTAGCTTCTTATCAGATCAGGAGAG GGATGTTCTTCGATGGGGGAAAAACATAGTTTCCAGCAAAACTAAGACCAAAAAACGTGCTGGTACAGCTGTGTATAGCAGAGCATCTTCACTAGAAACATTA GTTGGTTATCTGTATTTGACAAATGTGAATCGCTTGGAAAAGCTAATGCTAGAGTTGGGATTCTCAGTTGACTCTTCAGAGACTTTGAATATTGAAGAAATAATA GCAGATGAATTGAACAATAGATGA